Genomic DNA from Geotrypetes seraphini chromosome 7, aGeoSer1.1, whole genome shotgun sequence:
ATGAGGAAATCGGAGTTGCACGCCACCTCCCGGGACCTGCAGCGGGACATGATAACGGGCGATCTCTGTCGGTGGAGGAGAAGGGGGGACCTGGTATAATACCCACTCAGGGACCCGTTTACCTGGCGGATCGGGGACGGTCACTTTACAGACTTCAGCAAAAGAAGCGCAAAAGCCTGAGAATCGGACCCAAGAGacattcccccctcctcctcggCACTTTCTCGCCTGTTACCGGATCTCAGGGCTATGATTCTCATTTAATCGGCTAAGAATTAAAAACAATCGTAAATGCTCCCCTAAACCCGCACGAAAAAAAAGTACTCGCAGCTTCTTCTTCCCCCCCACCGAAAGTCATTTATAGAAAACCCCAacagttttgcaaaaaaaaaaaaaacaccccaaaagtAGCAATGGCAAAGAATCTTGCAAACGGGTCCAGGGAGGATCTCAGCAAACTCCCCGACGAGGAGCTGCTGCGCTGGAGCAAGGAGGAGCTGGCCCGGCGGCTGCGGAAAGCCGAGGGCGAGCGCATGAGCCTGATGCTGGAGCACGGCAGCCTGATGAAGGACGTGAACCGGCGCCTGCAGCTGCACCTGCACGAGATCCGCGGCCTAAAGGAGGTGAACCAGAAGCTGCAGGACGACAACCAGGAGCTGCGCGAGCTCTGCTGCTTCCTGGACGACGACCGCCAGAAGGGCCGGAAGGTGTGGCGCGAGTGGCAGCGCTTCGGCCGGCACGCGGCCGGCGCGCTCTGGAAGGAGGTCGGCCTCTACCAGCAGAAGCTGCGCGAGCTGGAGGGCCGGCAGGAGAGCCTAGTGGGGGAGAACCTGGAGCTGAAGGAGCTCGTGCTCCTGCTGGACGAGGAGAGGAGCGGCGCGGGCTCTCGCAGCTCCATAGACAGCCAGGCGAGCCTGAGCCACCTGAACGGCGCGGCGGGCGCCAGGGACGTGGGCGACGGCAGCAGCACGTCCAGCGCCGGCAGCGCGGGCAGCCctgaccaccaccaccaccacaagccCGGGGACGGCAAGGCCGCGGCGCTGAGGAGGTCCATGGACGACTTGTCCGCCCCTCTCCATCACAGGAGCATCCCCAATGGACTCAATGGTGAGTGGCCTTCTCTTTGCAACCTTTGCAATTGCCCACCTAAGACCTCCTAGAGACGGAAGCCGGGACAGCGAGAGGGGTGGGACGTTGTGGCTTCATCTTCATTCATTTATCCGATGCTGTTTTGGAGGTGgtcttgattaaaaaaaaaaaaaaaaatcccatcagATGTTAATAATAGCCTTGCCAATCCCTCAGCTGCCGGATAATGGGGGTGGTCTCTGCAAGACTTATTGTCAGTGTAGAGCAGAGTAATCTGCCCATAACAGAGCCTGAAAGGGTTCAaagtacctggggggggggaggggggatgcgaAGGTCTTTCACCAAATCTCTGTTTAAAATGAGCTGCCAAAAGCAGTCTCGTAAAGagtcacctccccctcccccccccccaacctggcgTCATGGATCGAATAAGTATCTGTTTTGCCAAAACCCAGCTTGATTTCTAGAGCAAGGTCGTGCAACATTGTATTTATTTCAGATTACTTTGTGAACTGCTTtcactgtgtttttttttttgatgcaTTTTATCATTTAGTTCAACAGCTAGGGTGCTCCATAATAAATGTGTTTTCAGAAGAATTCCATAACTTCCAATTCGTTGATCTAAATGGTATTAGAAGGCATTATAAAAGTTCCCAGTTTATGAGGGCAGTATGATAAACTTTTATGGGGTTAGTGGTGTGAACAAGGTATATATATCATGTTTACTATGGCAGATATGTGTGTGAGATAAAATACCTGGGAGACATTTCAGATGCCCACTTGTCCTTTCCACCTCACATTCCTGCTATGGTGAacaagatttattttaaattacGATGCTTGAGCAATCTTAACTCTTATTTATCTGGTGCCAATTCGAAGTGCGTTCTATAATCTGTAGTGTGGTTTagtttggactattgcaatttggTGCTGCTAAGGTGTTCCCAAGAGTGTGTGATTCATGCGCTACAAGTTACACGAAACTCGATTATTCGCGTTCTGTTTAGTATTGGGGAAATTTGACCATGGGTCTGAATTTTGTGTGAAACTTAACTGGTTGAAGATTGATTTTTAGAATAGGATATGAAACTGCTGTTGCTAACTTACCTTTGCCTTCATGGAAAGGCTCCGAGATATTTGATCAACTGTATATCTGAGAATGTACCATTAATGTATTTCACGCTCTTCTGAAGCTGCAGAGTTCTGTTTCTACTGTACAGCAGGCAAGGTTGAAAGTCACAAGAATGGAAGCTTTTTCTTGTGCTGGTCCAGACACGTGGAATGCTATTCCATTGTATATTAAAAAGCAAAAGGATGCAATGCTTTTGAAGACatcttcatctttttttttttgcaaaatgaaGTATGGGTGTTGAGCATTTTCATTGGGTAAATGGTATGGTATGTTGATGAAATTTATGCATGTCTGTCTTATGGCTGTTTGTCATGCTTATTGTGAGTGTGGTGTGTGGGTGTGTGGGGGGCTATAACTAAATAAACCATATCAAGTAGAGAGgcccatcttaaaaaaaaataaaaattaaaggggggaggggctagaAATTCTCTATTGCTACTTTGGGCTTCCAGTTAAGTCAGAGCCAGGGCTAGTATCCAGCACTGTGacctttcatttatttattaggatttatcaccctttttttttttttttttttttaattgattcacCGAAGGCAATATACAGTAAGAATAACTCGAAACATAGACGATTACAGCaggaaaaatattcaaataacattaCTTAGTATAGCATAGTATGCTACTTAGTCTCAACACAAAATGCAGCAAAATATTGTAAGACACAACATTGGGTGTAAATAGAGGtggaatatatatgtgtgtatttgTATGTATGCATCTAtctatatactagtgtttaagaccattacattaacaggtggtAGTAAAACCTCCtttcctcacatgtcccctattttcagccccagctccagctccaagTCCAAGTCCAAAcccatttccccccctcccccagccccctactcccatcttttccctttcagccccagcccccttttctcaccagcagcatttccctccccactccacttccctgtgcagtagcagcagaagcataccctcccctttcattttcctgtgcagccgcagcagcatttccctcccccaacccacttccctgtgcagcagcatctcttctctgctcccccggtccagcagcacctcttccgtactccacctgcccctcttccctgctccccaaagaattaatcctgccctgcctatatAACTGGAGAATTAAAAGCTtgtttgcttatttatttatttgaatttaaatcataCCTTTTCCAGTGCTAGCTCAAAGTGAGTTATTTCCCTGACCCTAAAGGGCTCACCAAAGGCGTCggaacttgtgtgtgtgtgtagggggggaccACAGGGGTCGTGGCCTCCCCAAAAGTTCTCACTGGCTCTGTAGGAGCTTGCACACACCCCCTCTCCGCGTAGCAAGGTGGTAGGTTCCTGCCGAGACAGACTTGGCAGAGGAGCTCCACCTCCTTCCTGCAGTCTTTTCGCTGAAGATTTTGTTGCAGGCACGTGGTGGTCTGTTGGGGACCAGGGATGCTGGTTGTATGCCATGGAACCTTTCGTGCGGGGACAGCGAGCTCATTGTGTACATGTTCTCCTTCTCCCAGACCGGCTGCGGGCCTCAGCCGCCTGCGAGCGCCTCTTCTACTTGGCGCAAGCGCCTCTTCCAAGCcgagccgcgagtgtggggccattTCTggctgaagtttatttttaattttgaaggtgCCACGGTGGCTCccctcacgatcgccgccttcgtCGGAatccttctccgacgcaggtgcgtcTCGTGAGAGGACCCACTTCAGTGGCGTGAGGTGGAGAGCAAGGAGGCTTGtttggcgcgcatgcgcactcctaccggccacagcccgacagatcagatctcagggaacacatggtaagagtgcgcatgcatgcttagcattttattattaaagatatacacacacacatagtgATAGAGTAACAGGCGCTAGAGGATTCAGGGTCTAATTTAAAAGACGATGCTTGTGAAGTCAGAAAGGTGCATGAATATAAAATCTCAGCTAGGGTGGCAGTGGATAAGCAAGTCCTTGTATCTGTGCAaccaggggaaggggtaaaacacgtaCCTTaaggacctcgcggatctaaaaccgcacgtccttaaaaatctgaggtccgtgccacttgcagtctctggctctgacagacctctatgacaatttagctccaACGGAtcctaacctatgctgagactaaaagtggcgcggacctcagatttttaaggatgtgcagttcagatccgtgaggttcacgaggtcagatgcactgcagacctttgcatacatttttttaaccccccctccccccacaaaacccagctatttgccatccagtgtcatatcGCGGGGCTCTCGGAATCGGCGcggagggagagatctggaggaagggatGATCGGGCTAATTAGCGAAAGCCACGGTGCGCCGCCTCCTTtcttagccattagggaaggcgAGAACCTGGGACCTGAGCTGAGCGTGCAGGGAAAGTGGTGGCATAAGCTAAAAGGCGgattgtcaatgcacggacctcagatttttaaggacgtgtgatTTTTAGATCTGTAAGGTCCACGAGGTCcgccttttaccccttccccgcaTCCAGTAAGTTGGTTCCTTCTACTAAAGGCTTGGGAGAAGCgtcaagctttcacctgcttgcTTGTAGTGATCAgagattccccctcccccctcattgtAGATCCTTTCTGAGAACTGATTCGTAGGGGGTGAGGCAAGCAGGACAAAGGATTGCAGCACCACTTAGGGGCACCTTAGCATAGTTACGTGATTTTCACTGAAGCAGAGCTCCAGGGTATTTGATGCCGGTTGGGCTGCTCCTTagtgggtcatcctgtatcttaACACTGCTCCTGTCCTCTCCCACAATACTTTGGTATGTTCACTGCAGTGACAGGTCCTCAGCAAATTCTTAGTCATGGATCCACTTCTAGCGACTAGCTGTTAAccgtggtgtcaggtcaaaagcgcgctgggacaaaggcgcgagcagacaattgagcacagtgcggaggcgcacgctgaagaaaattactgtttttagggctccgatgggggtgtgtgtgtgggggaacccccccccactttacttaatacagatcgcgccgcgttgtggagggtttggggggttgtaatcccccaaattttactgaaaacttcactttttccctgtttttagggaaaaagttaagtttacagtaaaatgtggggggttacaaccccccaaaccacccacaacgccggcgcgatttgtattaagtaaactgggggtgctccacAACAAATTCCCCCGTTGGagtccctaaaaacagtaattttcttcggtgcgcgcttccgtcttgcgctcagttgtcggcgcacgcctttgtcttccgcgttgttgtctatgaaccgttaacCGTTGTGTACCTAGTAACAGAGTAaacgacggcagataaaaacctgcacggcccatccactctgcccaacaGTCGCAGTGATACGAATACTCCCTCCGCTGTATCCTGATGGTCAGTTAAGGCAGTGTCTCGAAAAACTTTCTGGCCGGTGGCAcgctaaatccagtgccccggccggaGGGCACCCGAAAATGTGCGGAGGCTCATCTGGCCGCGAcctgcttcggtggagggatttgggaggtgtggggagaagagaagagacaccggccaggaggagagtcatcttcACTGGGTGACGTCCTATAGGACATGCCTTTcgccgcgagaggcatgtcctgtaggcagtcagccggcgtggacgactctcctccttgccagtgcgttgcggcacacctggaatctcaggaggcacacagtttgcgatacactgagttAGAGAGAAGAAGACCTAAGCCATGCAGCGGTCTGCAGACATTGTGTCTCGGCCACTGAACTAGCCCAGAATTCTTTCTGCACTAGAACTGAATATACTTGAAACCCTTGTGCTGTGAAAGCTTAAGGAATGAGgcctgttagagaatgacactgggacaaatctttccccgcaagaactcaatttccccgtccctgtgagttttttttgttgctgtccctgtcccattcctgtaagctctgccttaaccgcacaagcctcgaacacttatgattttaaagagtttgaggctagtgcagatgaggacggagcttaggcattggtggaatgaggcattatgacatcaccatctgagctctagaatgttgctacttatgactttaaagggtttgaggcttgtgcagatgaggacggagcttaggcattggtggaatgaggcattatgacatcacaatctgagctctagaatgttgctacttatgactttaaagggtttgaggcttgtgcagatgaggacggagcttaggcattggtggaatgaggcattatgacatcacagtctgagctctagaatgttgctacttaggattttaaagcgtttgaggcttgtgcagatgaggatggagcttgcagggatggggcagggacaggaaaagaacttatggggatgggacgggaaaatgagttcccgtggagacggggaaaaatttgtccctgtgtcattctctaatgcctgTTCTGAGGTTGAAATTCTTTGCAACATTTATAGGAGCCACTGAAGAGTTAAGTAAAACCTGAGTGTTTCAGTGCTGGTAGTAGCTGCTGCCTTATATGTACAGGGAGACCTAGGCAGATATAATCTCTTATCTAGGAGAGACTAATTGACAGGAAGGAAGCCTGGCAGCAAGGGAAGGTCTGGCCTTTGTGAAGGAACTTTCCTACCTGTAATGGGATGTGAAGAAGCAAGACAGGTAAACTTAAAGAAtctaacccctctcccccccccacacacattttttttacaaaaccgcaaaagcattttttagcacaggtcggtgtgctgaatgctctgcgctgctcctgacactcatagagttcctatcagTGTCGGGAGTAGTGCAGAGCATACAGTGCGCtgacctgcactaaaaaacgctctcatggttttgtaaaagctgAGGCAAGTGTGAGGATCAGCTAAACCTGTGCACATCTGGTCTAGTAGATCACAGGAGGGTTAAtttcccctctctttcctctgACTGAGATGAGCAATATGTGTATTGTATGTGATCACTTTTAAGCCTTCTTAGCTCTGTGTATCACTGTTGGATTAGATGTTCAGGGTTTTGTTGTTTAGTTAAGGTTTTATCTGTCAGTGGTAAAAGGATGCAGTAGACATAACTTTTAGGAAATCCAAAATACTTGACAGCTGACCTTGAAAAATAATTGCTTTTCCACAGTAATATTCTACCTTTTTTGTGGTGTTAACTCATAATAGTTCAGCTcaggaatgcattgtcagaggttgtggtaaaagcagataacgtagctggttttaagaaaggcttgcccaaattcctggaggaaaagtccatagtctttttattaagacatgggggaagcctctggatcggtagcatggaatgttgttactccttgggttttggccaggtactagtgacctgaggacgggcaactgggcttgatggatcattggtctgacccagtaaggccatccAAAGTATGCCTCCAACATGTCCCTTTGTGATTTAGGCAAACTGCGGAGTAAAACGTTCCAATTCTTAGTGTCAAAAATCATGCTCGCGCCGGGAAtgtttaaagaggtacggagaaAGGGCACGCGCGGCAGGAGGGGGCGAGGGAGGGGCATCTCTCgccttcactacgccactgccaggCTTCACTGTGGGGGTGAAAAGCACTGGGTTATTTCACTTTGAGATCTACTTGAAGTCCGATCTGGTTTCTGCAGTAGAGAAATTGTTAACTCAGTGGTCTCGAACTCTCGGCCGCCTGGGGCCCATATTCAGCCCTCCAggtatgttttatcataatcacaaaagtaaaataaaacagcttctcgatcatatgtctctttagctataaatgacaatgttattattaagacttagccaaaaggaaagatttataaactataaagagttttgcctcatgcaaaattgtcatttctttaataagacattaactatttttttctgaggccctccaagtacctccaaatccaaaatgcggccctgcaaagggttggagtttgagactgctggcttaactgtaaccatgacatcctgtttgtctttgggaagcagagctgagattgtgatgtcataatgcctcattccaccaataagagccagcctcatcagtgatgtcacaatggcttgattgtcctgttctcccctctgccctccaacacagccagcagattaactgttccccttaactcagtagtctcaaactcgtggcccgccagatactcttttgaggccctcggtatgtttatcataatcacaaaagtaaaataaaagagtttcttgatcatatgtctctttagttataaatgacaatattattattaagacttagccaaaaggaaagatttacctcatgcaaaattgtcatttctttaataagacattaactattttttctgaggccctccaaatacctacaaatccaaaatgtggccctgcaaagggtttgagtttgagatctcTGTGTTGACTAATTTTTAGGTTTTGAAATATTTGCTGGAGAGTGAATTGCGAGATAATTAATTGCCAGTGCATGCAGTCCTCATGGCAAGACACCGCTCGCTGGGAAGAGACTGATTTCCCTCTGTTGTCATTGTTTGTGGAACGTATTAGGTTGGCGCCAGCAGCCTTCTCCTGTGGCCACGGCAACCAGTGTGCTGGGAAGCTTCGCCTGCCGTGCATACTGTATCGAGACATTGGGGAACGCTGTGCAAACGCAGCAAGAACACAATGAAGCTtagctgtgctttttttttttctttttttgttggacCAGGTGCACCAATGGTTGAGCAGCAAAGCTTTTTTGTTTTACACTCTGCCAGCTGCTAATTAAACGAAACTTGAAGGGAGTTTGTTCAAACAGATCATTAATTACTCGGTGCTATCCTGTAGAATTTTATCTTAGCTCTCGAACGAGGGGTTTGACGTTTGAATGTGATTTGGTTTATAAAGGTTCAACCTTTCTAAAGTATATAGGATAGATCATCGGATTAAAATAACTAAATGAATCCTATTAGAAATTAGCGATCACATGACATTTTCTCAACTATTGGGTCATGCTCTTGTCCGCGTGTCTGGTTCCAGTGGTACAGGAAAGGTGGTTGCCACAGTAACTCAGTAATTTTCTGAAgtgtgatttgattttttttttttttaaatgtagcttTTCAGAGTTTATCCCTGGTGAGTAATGATGTACTATTACCCGAGACATGTAGACTTTCTTACTGCCTGAATTGCCATCCGGGGCTCGTGGTTTGATATGCAGTTAGCAAATTGTGGGTTTTCTTTATATTAGGGGTAGGAGAAACGTTTttggggaatgggggggggggagggaggcatttCAAATTCATGGTTAGAACAAGCAAACCTCATtatggctctcttttactaagccgaggTAGAAGTTTCTGTTGCGGccaggagcgctaaatgctcagacactgctccaatactcataggaattctctgactgtcagagtatttagcgctctgggctgcagtagaaacttctacctcggcttagtaaaagaggggctatGTTAGTAAATGGGCACacgtatagggaaaccaagccattgtgacatcaccgatgaggttggctcttaggcattggtggaatggggcattatgacatcacaatacaaggggccactcagggcaggattaaccaataggcccagtaggcacgtgcctagggccctaaatggtcaggggggcccgatgaaagagggcatcaacattgttttttccaaacggcgatgggcccttccagcatcgatcggcaacacgccccccccccccccccccccccccgatcggcaatgcggacCCACCCCCATCGACGGACAGTAAgacaatgcgggtaagaaaggcaacgggaaatgtaattttgcaagcggtgctgcttgcccaaagcttccctttaGATGCAGCTTTCTGTTTCTACATGGtgaggtggggcagggcaggggggcccagtgtacttgtgtgcctgggggccctcgacgaattaatcctgccctggggtcACTGAAAGGTTTTCAGGCCAACCAAGAAgacaatgatgtggagccatgaaatttataagttattccacacttttcttgacactttttatttcatttcaaaaagtgtcaagaaaagtgtggctcTGCATAGGGAAAGAAGTGCTTCtatagaagcttttttttttttttaacttttccctACAAATGACATTATATGGACTTTTCACACACTCTGTTTTGCGttgatattttaatttttatgtcaATAAAC
This window encodes:
- the CCDC85C gene encoding coiled-coil domain-containing protein 85C isoform X3, with the translated sequence MAKNLANGSREDLSKLPDEELLRWSKEELARRLRKAEGERMSLMLEHGSLMKDVNRRLQLHLHEIRGLKEVNQKLQDDNQELRELCCFLDDDRQKGRKVWREWQRFGRHAAGALWKEVGLYQQKLRELEGRQESLVGENLELKELVLLLDEERSGAGSRSSIDSQASLSHLNGAAGARDVGDGSSTSSAGSAGSPDHHHHHKPGDGKAAALRRSMDDLSAPLHHRSIPNGLNDSSHYIRQLETKVKLLEGDNKLLSQQSSSGDLRTLRKGLSPYHSESHLSALPQYQDSIQNVRIKDAFSASVLEGATRLTPDLSSSPPVSYIPGVQKPEAVVHAMKVLEVHENLDRQIKDSYEEDLSEKEKAIVREMCNVVWRKLGDAASSKPSIRQHLSGNQFKGPL
- the CCDC85C gene encoding coiled-coil domain-containing protein 85C isoform X2, translating into MAKNLANGSREDLSKLPDEELLRWSKEELARRLRKAEGERMSLMLEHGSLMKDVNRRLQLHLHEIRGLKEVNQKLQDDNQELRELCCFLDDDRQKGRKVWREWQRFGRHAAGALWKEVGLYQQKLRELEGRQESLVGENLELKELVLLLDEERSGAGSRSSIDSQASLSHLNGAAGARDVGDGSSTSSAGSAGSPDHHHHHKPGDGKAAALRRSMDDLSAPLHHRSIPNGLNDSSHYIRQLETKVKLLEGDNKLLSQLTGCNSLPRHFPQQSSSGDLRTLRKGLSPYHSESHLSALPQYQDSIQNGATRLTPDLSSSPPVSYIPGVQKPEAVVHAMKVLEVHENLDRQIKDSYEEDLSEKEKAIVREMCNVVWRKLGDAASSKPSIRQHLSGNQFKGPL
- the CCDC85C gene encoding coiled-coil domain-containing protein 85C isoform X4 — encoded protein: MAKNLANGSREDLSKLPDEELLRWSKEELARRLRKAEGERMSLMLEHGSLMKDVNRRLQLHLHEIRGLKEVNQKLQDDNQELRELCCFLDDDRQKGRKVWREWQRFGRHAAGALWKEVGLYQQKLRELEGRQESLVGENLELKELVLLLDEERSGAGSRSSIDSQASLSHLNGAAGARDVGDGSSTSSAGSAGSPDHHHHHKPGDGKAAALRRSMDDLSAPLHHRSIPNGLNDSSHYIRQLETKVKLLEGDNKLLSQQSSSGDLRTLRKGLSPYHSESHLSALPQYQDSIQNGATRLTPDLSSSPPVSYIPGVQKPEAVVHAMKVLEVHENLDRQIKDSYEEDLSEKEKAIVREMCNVVWRKLGDAASSKPSIRQHLSGNQFKGPL
- the CCDC85C gene encoding coiled-coil domain-containing protein 85C isoform X1, whose protein sequence is MAKNLANGSREDLSKLPDEELLRWSKEELARRLRKAEGERMSLMLEHGSLMKDVNRRLQLHLHEIRGLKEVNQKLQDDNQELRELCCFLDDDRQKGRKVWREWQRFGRHAAGALWKEVGLYQQKLRELEGRQESLVGENLELKELVLLLDEERSGAGSRSSIDSQASLSHLNGAAGARDVGDGSSTSSAGSAGSPDHHHHHKPGDGKAAALRRSMDDLSAPLHHRSIPNGLNDSSHYIRQLETKVKLLEGDNKLLSQLTGCNSLPRHFPQQSSSGDLRTLRKGLSPYHSESHLSALPQYQDSIQNVRIKDAFSASVLEGATRLTPDLSSSPPVSYIPGVQKPEAVVHAMKVLEVHENLDRQIKDSYEEDLSEKEKAIVREMCNVVWRKLGDAASSKPSIRQHLSGNQFKGPL
- the CCDC85C gene encoding coiled-coil domain-containing protein 85C isoform X5, encoding MAKNLANGSREDLSKLPDEELLRWSKEELARRLRKAEGERMSLMLEHGSLMKDVNRRLQLHLHEIRGLKEVNQKLQDDNQELRELCCFLDDDRQKGRKVWREWQRFGRHAAGALWKEVGLYQQKLRELEGRQESLVGENLELKELVLLLDEERSGAGSRSSIDSQASLSHLNGAAGARDVGDGSSTSSAGSAGSPDHHHHHKPGDGKAAALRRSMDDLSAPLHHRSIPNGLNDSSHYIRQLETKVKLLEGDNKLLSQGATRLTPDLSSSPPVSYIPGVQKPEAVVHAMKVLEVHENLDRQIKDSYEEDLSEKEKAIVREMCNVVWRKLGDAASSKPSIRQHLSGNQFKGPL